From one Humulus lupulus chromosome 8, drHumLupu1.1, whole genome shotgun sequence genomic stretch:
- the LOC133797526 gene encoding transcription factor CPC: MEKRRSNNEEALYFTRCSEEVSSIEWEFIHMSEQEEDLISRMYKLVGDRWGLIAGRIPGRKAEEIERFWLMRHGHAFANKKK; the protein is encoded by the exons ATGGAAAAACGCCGAAGCAATAATGAAGAAGCCCTCTATTTCACTCGCTGTTCCGAAG AGGTGAGCAGCATCGAGTGGGAGTTCATACACATGTCTGAACAAGAGGAAGATCTAATCTCTAGAATGTACAAGCTCGTCGGAGACAG ATGGGGTCTTATAGCTGGACGGATTCCGGGTCGGAAAGCAGAAGAAATAGAGAGGTTTTGGCTAATGAGACATGGACACGCGTTtgccaataaaaaaaaataa